From Dendropsophus ebraccatus isolate aDenEbr1 chromosome 10, aDenEbr1.pat, whole genome shotgun sequence:
AATCCAGCAAGCACCATTCAGAAGAACACATGTCCTCTTATTCATGATATTGTAATAAAGGAGTGGTCTACAGATGGCAACATAGCGATCATAACCCATAGCCGTCAATATTAACAACTCTTGACCGGTTAGAGATCCAAACATGTACATCTGAGCCATGCATGAACCATAGCCAATAGACTTGTCTTTAGTGATGAAACTTAGAAGGACATTATGTTGAGTGATGGTGGAACATAACATATCCACCACAGACAAGTTACCTAGAAAAATGTACATAGGAGTGTGGAGATGATGATCAAAGCAGACCAGCGAGAGGAAGGTCAAGTTTCCTGCGATAGTGGTGAGATAAATGAAGAGGACCAGGCAGAAGATGATAATCTGAAACTGTGGATCATCCGTGATTCCTCGTATGATAAAGAATGTGGTCTCATTACTTGGCATATTTGTCATGAGACTGTGTTTCCTGGAAATGGACCttatcatacacatacataaattAGGAAAGTTCTTATCAGACCATGGTGGCAGCCTGGAGGTTCTTACAGTAGATATGGAACTCATAGATCCATTTCCTGTGGCAGTATTACTGCACCCCTGTACATAGGCAGAGGACTATAAAGACGTGACTAGTCAAGCTTAGAGTGGAGAAGTGACTGCAAAGACCAACAAACTCAAAACCCCATATATTTTCTGAGAAGAACTGGAACACTATCTGAGAGTTGAATTTTTTGCCCAACTGTGTTTAACCTCTTTTGGCTTAATGGAAACCAATTTTAACCACCACGCTCCAAAATTGTCCCCAAATCCTTCCCTGAATAGGGGAGGCTCTTACCGTGCAAAGGGGAACCCAACTGTATATCAATGCCTATGGCTTTGCAATGGGGTGTCATTCACAAAGCCTTGATCATATAGAGTATATTGCGAGTATATTAGAGTATATACACTTTCTCTTCTTACCTGGTCAGGTTGACCCAATGAATTCAGGAGTTTGTATCTAATCAACCTTACCTCCACTGTTCACTATGTATTTAGTATACACCAAAGTAATGATAAGAGTAAAGTATAATTATAGGATGTAATATTAACTATTAATGCAACCAATGAAGAGTTAAGAACTTTCAGAGTAATAGGTGTCTACGTTCCATGATATAAAACTTATTATAGACGCTGTAATAACCACAGAACTATAGAACTATACAGCACATAGTTCTATGGGTGTAAACAAATTCATTAGGAGATAGAATAACACTAAACTAATGTTCTTACAAGTAAGAATCAATCTAGCAGAACAGGGTAATGTGGTGATAGCCAGATGTGATGTGCTCTTTTTGTATAGAGCATATAGAGCTTGGTGCCGTCACAGGTATATATAATACTGTGTGCCTGCAATAATTAATCTAATGGGATTTTTAGAGTCTCGGCAGCTGCCCCAATGCACTTTAATTGGCAAAAATAATTGGTTTACATAAAGCATTGTAAGTGTTACCAAATATCTTGATAAGTACCTGATTATTATTACcatcactgtcttttttttttttttttttgcagaaatcaatagtaccagCGTCTTAAGGACGGAGACAATTTTCgatttagcgttttcgttttttttcctccttatgtttaaaaggctatagcactcgcattttttcacctagaaacccacatgagccccctctttttttttagcgtcactaattgtactttgcaatggcagacttaatttttgcataaaatatgctgcgaaaccagaaaaaattatatgcgcggttaaattgaaaaaaaaaaccaattcttcttttctttgtgtgtgtgtggggggggggccttagtttttatgccattcgtcctatggaaaaaactggcatgttataCATTTTTctcaagttggtacaattaaACCGATAtgcaatttgcataacttttatattatttgatggcttttaaaaaaataaaacgttccttaaaatcactctattcccatgcttaaaacgcttttattctttggtctatggggctgattgaagtgtaattttttgcgccatgatgtgcactttctatcggtaccttgtttgcatatatgcgactttttgatcgcttttcattacaatttttctggatttgatgcgactgtACAGTTCTCTAGGCTGGCACAGTGATGAAGGGTCTGCACTAACAATGACGGtgatgttgtccccccttatttCATCAGACGATGATGTTTTGGGGGAGCTATGATTTCATGTGTGTCATGCAAGGTCATTTCTGCCAGATTTCTGCCACAACAGGCACATTTTTAATCACAGAATTAGGTTTTGGAGTACAAGTTCTTAGCACCTAGAcactgagtgggctggaggttAGCAATGAAGATTTATGCACTGTAGCTTTTACTCAGTACATTTGCTAGACTAGATGTGATGCAGGAGCAGAGACTCAAAAAACAAAGTATCTTTGGGTGGATCCAGCTTGTCTGTACTTTATGACCCAGAAGGAATGTCATATAATTTAGTTTTCGGAGACCCTTTAGCACTTGTTGGCAGTTACAAGACTACCATTATCTATGGCTCCTTGGTGCTCTACATTTAAATCTGTCAGCTGAATCTAAATCCAACCGTACATCGACATTATAAGATGTATGAGGGTTCTCCACCAATAGATGAAGTCAGTAGAGAGAAGGGTCGGACGTGATGGATTTAGGGTattatttcacgggccgaggagggcccgatcaacgatgtaaacgagcgccgatctgctagatcgacgctcgtttaccgggtctattccacggccctgtcaggtcttctgctccgctccgtctcctccccgggtccggcgtgctctagcttcagaatggcctgtcagctgacaggccactcagccaatcacaggaatGGGGGgtaccggcctgtgattggctgagcgctccgtcagctgacaggccattctgaagctagagcgcgccggacctggggaggaggacggagcggagcagaagacctgacaggtaatgtatgctgctgcttctcaaatcgtcggtcggccGCCATGCACCACTAtttaaccgtagcgatgcgccgTGGGGGAattatgattttaggtctggccctaaatgaacgatcagccgatgacactatcatcagctgatcgttatcATTTTACagagagataatcggccgaatagggccaattcgggccgattatcgttactgtggaatagggcccttacacagtcCTTTCATTCTCAGAGGAATAAGCTGGTCTCAGAGCAGTCTGCTTACACCTGCCCCTTCCCaccccatagggaacacatgaatgTTCCTTATTTATGCGTAAATGGAGGGCTAAAGCGATAACTGTCaaccaacagttattgaaggatTTAGTCATCTTCAGTCTAATGAGCCACTGATCATCCTAAGGGGCACTAAGTACCCTACTCTACAGAATGATCAGCCACATCAGGATGATTCTGGCtcatatcgctctgtgtaacacaGACAATAAAGACAAATTATcgtctgatcattgtctttcaacaggtttaaaaatcatcagACACTGGCTACAGGTAATATTGATGTGCGGACGATGGCTAATGACAGTGTAACTAAAATAACAAAGAATatacttatacttacctgtccaggctcccccactTCCCACAGCAACTGTTGAAGCTgtcttaaccaatcactggccgaaacaggacagtgccatggccagtgattgacttagTGGAATTTAACTCCAAAGACAGCTTCAAAAGCTTCAGAGGCAGTCACAGCCAATCAAAAAAAGGTAACAGGACATTGGGGGAGCCTGTACCGGTAAGtacaatctttattatttttaccataaagcaagggctgcacggacattgctaaagaTGCCCGTGCAGCCCTTACCACACGataattgagctgtgtaataggctctgtaagatcATTTACCCTGCTAATTGGGACGTATTATACGGCCCTAAGTTTCCTTTAAGTATTCGAACCTACAATGGAGTGGGCATTGCCACCTCTAACATGTGCCTCCCTTTTGTGTGTATAGAGCTCACAGATGTCTTAGCTATATGTATTATTCTATGACTTCTTGATAATCAACCATTGTTAGCTAAAATAATTGTAAATGGTAAATctgatatgtttatttattacacATTACTTAATCATATATTCAATGATAATTGGCCAAGTATTATGATATACAATTCTTCACTATGGATGCAGATTTCAATAATAACCTTGTATTTACAGAAATGTTTAACAATTGCTTTGTATGAGTCAAAGTAAAGATGATACCATAGTATTAGGATCAGTTTATGGCGGACCCCTACTACGGAaccaattttgcagttttcatatcttattttatatcatacgtcatggtgcttgttctagtaaaaagtgatcttttatcagtgaagtcttttatcatctgcggattgtgctacctggactGGGATTCGTGACGTAATCGGCGCATAGGCCCCACACtctcagtggccattggtgtgggaaaACCTAGtgagggtggggcctagatctttaggccgtcccttccaatggctgctgaggggtggGGACTATgtgttgatgacatcactgaggaggtGGGGCTACATggtgatgtgggtggggctaagtgatgCTGCGACCGTGAAGCcttgcccaggtagcacaatcctcagatgataaaagatcactttttactggaacaagcagcacgacgtatgatataaaataaggtttgaaaattgcaaaatgtaccctttacacctatgtagagaagtcataatgcaaaaagggggtgacagtgtcactttaagtgtttcAATGTCACTAAAACATCCATGAACATATCTCCTGTTTCACCTATCCCTGAAAAGAAGTCTTACAAGCCTTTGGACCATGAGGGCTTTGGCCTTTTACTTTGCAGTGTATTCAGCGGCAAGGCAGGTTTTGTAAGGAAAAGTCTTGTACAACATTTTTGCGCCCCTTTCACAGCTTCTGTCTAAACCTCCTCTTTAGAGCCGCCTTCACATCTTTATTTTTTAAGCTATAAATCACAGGGTTTAGTAGAGGTACGGCAGCCATATTAAACAGAGCGTAAAGTTTTTTGGAGTCAACATTGCTCGATGAACTTggcaccaaatactgactaataaGAAGGGTATAGAGGAGGATGACCACGGTGAGGTGCGAGGAGCAGGTATAGAAGGCCTTACGTCTACCATTACTGGTACGGATCTTCAGTATTGTaactattataaaaatataaggGGCAAAGGTAAAAAGAAATGGGGCAATAGTGAACAGAAACAACCCTTCAATGAAAAATAGCATGTTCAAAATGGAGGTGTTACTGCAGGTGATGTTCAGCAATGGAACAATATCACAAAGAAAGTGGTTGATTTCGATGGACGTATAGCATGAAAAACTTGATAATATCCCAACAAGAGGACTAACAAAGAGAAAGCCCAAGATCCAGCATGAAGAAGCCAACAGGGCACATGTTCTATGGTTCATGACCAGATGATAGTTCAGAGGTTTGCAGATGGCCACATATCGATCATAGCTCATAGCCGTCAGTATGAACAACTCATGGACTGTGAAGGATCCGGACATAAAGGACTGAGTCATGCACCCAAGAAATGGAACCGTCTTATCCCCAGTAATAAAACTTAAAAGGATCTTATGAAGACTGGTGGTGGTGGATGCCATGTCTACAACGGACAGGTTAGCTAAGAAAAAGTacattggtgagtgaagatgagaGTCCATGAAGATTAGGATGAGAATAACCATATTTCCTCCAAGGGTGATGAGATAAATCAGCAATACTACAACGAATATGGTAACCTGTAATTCAGGGACATCTGAGATTCCTTTAATGATGAAATATTCAATGACGGTCTCATTCATATCGTTATATCATCAATTTTAATCTGAAAAGATAAATTACACAGATAGTAAATTGTTTCCTCAATGTGGATGGTGATCTTCATACTGCACCTTGGTATATGggtaaatgtaatgtggtgttcAAGCGGTTTGTGGATTTCTCTTTTAAGTATGGATGGACTTTACAATACTTTACTTTTGTGAAAGTGAAATGATTAGGGTTTACTTATAATCCTGGTAAGCAACACTGCTTAGGTTTCAGTCGCCAACCACTGTTCTAGGCTCTGACTACCAACTGACCATTGTCTGCTCCCTGTAATACCTCCAGGTTCAACTATGTGGAGCGGTTGCCCCCTCCGTAGGCCCAAAAGTAGGAAAGCAAAGGACAACCACTCGGGTCTCCAATCCGACTGTCCCGATGAACAACACCTCTCAGTCCTACAGATTGCAACCTGATGGAAACACTCAGGCCTAAAAGTTTCATAGGTCAACTACAGGTTCTTGAGGAGCCTTCTACATTTACTTCTCAAAATACCATCCCTTTACACCAAACCCCAATAAACTAGAACATGCAAATCACCAGCAGTGTACTCCAAGAGAACGCATGCTGCCTTAGACATTGTCTAGATGAACACAAATTTTTTAGTCCTACCGTTTACAACCTTATGGACACACTCAGGCCTAAAAGTTTCATAGGTAAACTACAGGTTCTTGAGGAGCCTCCTACACTTCTCTTGTGAGTTATTTTTTGCATTTCTTAAATCAGATTGTAAATTTTGAGAGCTGTGATTATCCATTGGCATAATGTCATAGCATCACATAAAGTCTGAGTGTCAGAGCCTACAGATAAACTCTGTGGTAATTATTGACCATGGCATCTAAGGAGTAAAATGGCCAGGTACTGTAGCAGTGTGTCTGACAACTACTGATGGCTGAGGAACAGCTCCTAAACTCTGCTGTAGATGtgagttttttagtttttttgtagtTTTGTGACCTCAGTATATATATCATGTCGCCAAAGGGTTAAGgcaacataaatagggaaattaaaaatatgttttcgaaacacataatttttttaatttttagttcATTAATTTATTCCGTCCTTTAACAAATGTATTCCTCCctaatttattaataataataataataataataataataataataataataataattttatataatttttatttatccagcaccaacagattccataGGAGTGGGAGCCCTGCTCGtcagagcttacagactatgagaAAGGGGTTTGAGGCAAAAGACAGAGGGGCAGGAGTGCTtccttacattttttaaaaaggctTAAAATAAatttcaaaatatatatattttttaaaggttttaaattTTACAATAATATTAATTATTATGATTATAGAAAACTGATTTAAAAATTTTATATTGATCATGATTATAGTAATGGTAACCAAAAAATAAATActaaaaatatagtaaataattaTCACACAaatgataatagtaataatgatattTACTTTATCATTTTGTTAGGATAttacttttattatattttgttatttaaaatttttacttttatcaTGATAAAATTTGTATTGCAGTAATTATTACAATTTCATAaggattattgttttttttttacatattttatataaACAATAATTACATCTTACATTTGTTGCCCTCAATCATATAAAGCATGTTTAGAAAATTACAAttctgttattttttattttttattttattattttgctttaaaaaaaaaaaatatctggattttttttttattttcaacatttttttacttttattattatataaaaactagatgtcattttttttctttacatacaaAACTTTATTGGTTTTTAATTCCTaacattctaaaaaaaattatcattttatttcatcgttatttattaatttatgttCATTTGTAAAAGTTAAGAGGCACCTAAAGTTATGGAGGTTAAAACGTAAAAAATATGACGTTATCCCACCTAATACATTAACTTACAAAGGTAATAAAGCCTGTACATAGTACCATCTTCTCAGGTAGGTTACTGTGGGCTACTTACTGTACAGCAGGAACTCGCAGTCCAGATCCAACAAAGGGGTCCAGATGGTAGAAGCGGTGGTACATTATCTGTCATCAGTCACTCTTCACCAGGATACatgtgagattatatatatactgtatatacttcaggTTAATAAAGATAATTAAGTCCCCAGGGTCCAAGATGAACCGGTCATGTTCTTATTAATAGATAATCCCAACTGAATTGTCATGTTATTACGTACAGAGAAATAATTACATTTATCGTTTTCAGCGTAGGTGAGGAGAACTCAtcttcattttaactttttctttttgacTAAAAGCAATATCGTAATACTTTGGgtacgcaaaaaaaaaatcttatta
This genomic window contains:
- the LOC138766560 gene encoding olfactory receptor 5B12-like; translated protein: MNETVIEYFIIKGISDVPELQVTIFVVVLLIYLITLGGNMVILILIFMDSHLHSPMYFFLANLSVVDMASTTTSLHKILLSFITGDKTVPFLGCMTQSFMSGSFTVHELFILTAMSYDRYVAICKPLNYHLVMNHRTCALLASSCWILGFLFVSPLVGILSSFSCYTSIEINHFLCDIVPLLNITCSNTSILNMLFFIEGLFLFTIAPFLFTFAPYIFIIVTILKIRTSNGRRKAFYTCSSHLTVVILLYTLLISQYLVPSSSSNVDSKKLYALFNMAAVPLLNPVIYSLKNKDVKAALKRRFRQKL